A genome region from Nocardia sp. NBC_00565 includes the following:
- a CDS encoding DUF3830 family protein yields the protein MTRYITITLTKAGVTCRARLLDAEAPRTCDAVWNALPQEGDAFHAKYARNEVYTLVPRIGAAPHRENPTVTPIPGDVCLFDFEPWEIGNPAYGYEPGSTAHHEQGATDLALFYGRNNLLLNGDVGWVPGNVFATIETGLTDLATACNTLWLHGVQGETLAFARA from the coding sequence ATGACCCGCTACATCACCATCACGCTGACCAAGGCGGGCGTGACCTGCCGCGCCCGCCTGCTCGACGCGGAAGCGCCCAGGACATGCGACGCGGTCTGGAATGCGTTGCCGCAGGAGGGCGATGCATTCCACGCCAAGTACGCCCGCAACGAGGTGTACACCCTCGTACCCCGGATCGGCGCGGCCCCGCACCGCGAGAACCCGACCGTCACCCCCATCCCCGGCGATGTGTGCCTGTTCGATTTCGAACCGTGGGAGATCGGCAACCCCGCCTACGGCTACGAGCCCGGCTCGACCGCACACCACGAGCAGGGCGCAACCGACCTGGCCCTCTTCTACGGCCGCAACAACCTACTTCTCAACGGCGACGTCGGCTGGGTCCCCGGCAATGTCTTCGCCACCATCGAAACCGGCCTCACCGACCTCGCCACTGCCTGCAACACGCTGTGGCTACACGGCGTCCAGGGCGAAACCCTCGCCTTCGCCCGCGCATAA
- a CDS encoding amidase yields the protein MTYPDLNSATHPAAMTAVELVSAYAAGTLSPVEATEAILEAIAARDGALNAFCLVDPDRALVQAKESEARWNSGYARGLLDGVPISIKDIFLTEGWPTRRGSTSVDPSGPWPVDSPVAARLREDGMVFLGKTTTPEIAWKAVTDSPLTGITRNPADPSTTAGGSSGGSAAAVAAGMGPVSVGTDGGGSIRIPAAFCGIVGFKPTHGRIPLYPASPFGPLAHAGPMTRTVEDAALLMDILSLPDPRDPTALPPTVTTFRGQMLRDVRGLTVAYSPTLGYAEVDPEVTAIVDAAVRRLGEAELRVTAADPGFGDPREAFEVLWAAGAATMLAKFPDGTRERMDQGLRAVWERGESVSAVEYLDARAVAAQLGIAMGAFHATYDVLITPTMPIAAFEAGHDVPPGSDLTSWPQWTPFTYPFNMTQQPAISIPAGTTRAGLPVGLQIVGPRHSDDLVLALARYAEHVLAS from the coding sequence ATGACCTATCCGGACCTCAACAGCGCCACTCACCCCGCGGCGATGACCGCCGTCGAGTTGGTATCGGCCTACGCGGCCGGAACTCTGTCGCCGGTCGAGGCGACCGAAGCGATCCTGGAGGCCATCGCGGCCCGCGACGGCGCGTTGAACGCCTTCTGTCTGGTCGATCCCGATCGAGCACTGGTGCAGGCCAAGGAATCCGAGGCGCGCTGGAATTCCGGCTATGCCCGCGGCCTGCTCGACGGCGTGCCGATTTCGATCAAGGACATCTTCCTCACCGAGGGCTGGCCCACCCGGCGCGGCTCCACCTCGGTCGATCCGAGCGGACCCTGGCCGGTGGACAGTCCGGTCGCGGCCCGGCTGCGCGAGGACGGCATGGTGTTCCTCGGGAAGACGACCACACCCGAGATCGCGTGGAAGGCAGTCACCGACAGCCCGCTGACCGGTATCACTCGTAACCCGGCAGATCCTTCGACGACAGCGGGCGGTTCGTCGGGCGGCAGCGCCGCGGCGGTCGCGGCGGGCATGGGCCCGGTGTCGGTCGGCACCGACGGTGGCGGCAGTATCCGCATTCCGGCCGCGTTCTGCGGCATCGTCGGCTTCAAGCCGACGCACGGGCGGATTCCGCTGTATCCCGCGAGCCCGTTCGGTCCGCTGGCGCATGCGGGACCGATGACACGGACGGTCGAGGATGCGGCGCTGCTGATGGATATTCTGTCGCTGCCCGATCCGCGCGATCCGACCGCGCTGCCGCCCACCGTGACGACCTTCCGCGGCCAGATGCTGCGCGACGTGCGCGGGCTGACCGTCGCCTACTCGCCGACCCTCGGTTATGCCGAGGTCGACCCGGAGGTCACCGCCATCGTGGACGCCGCGGTGCGGCGGCTGGGCGAGGCCGAGCTGCGGGTCACCGCGGCCGATCCAGGCTTCGGTGATCCGCGCGAGGCGTTCGAAGTGCTGTGGGCCGCCGGTGCGGCGACCATGCTGGCGAAATTCCCGGACGGCACGCGCGAACGGATGGACCAGGGTCTGCGCGCGGTCTGGGAACGCGGCGAATCCGTCAGTGCCGTCGAATATCTCGACGCCCGCGCGGTAGCCGCCCAACTCGGCATCGCCATGGGCGCCTTCCACGCCACCTACGACGTGCTGATCACCCCGACGATGCCGATCGCCGCATTCGAGGCCGGCCACGATGTTCCACCGGGCAGCGACCTGACCAGCTGGCCGCAATGGACACCATTCACCTACCCCTTCAACATGACCCAGCAACCCGCGATCAGCATCCCCGCAGGCACCACCCGCGCCGGCCTACCGGTCGGCCTCCAAATCGTCGGACCACGCCACTCCGACGACCTCGTCCTAGCCCTCGCCCGCTACGCCGAACACGTCCTCGCCTCCTGA
- a CDS encoding D-2-hydroxyacid dehydrogenase: MEQGPIVTVLHSDSVPGADLMARVAGRADVRYTEASGLADALRGAEVLFVYDFLTRAVPDAWHAADRLRWLHMGSTGVDPVMFPELRESEVVVTNTRGVFDTAIAEYVLGQLLGFAKDLGGSLRLQQRHVWRHRESERIVGATVLIVGTGTIGRAIARLLRAAGMTVRAVGRRARTTDPDFGNIGADLLAELPAADYVVVAAPLTPQTRKMFDARAFAAMKPHARFVNVGRGELVVTDDLVAALSAGSIAGAALDVVDPEPLPTGHPLWDLPNVLITPHNSGDFIGWRAEIVTAFTENFDKWITGLPLDNVVDKELGYVPG; encoded by the coding sequence GTGGAACAGGGCCCGATTGTCACCGTCCTGCACAGTGACAGTGTGCCCGGCGCGGACCTCATGGCCCGGGTGGCGGGTCGGGCCGACGTGCGCTACACCGAAGCCTCCGGGCTCGCCGACGCCCTGCGCGGTGCCGAGGTGCTGTTCGTCTACGACTTCCTGACTCGCGCGGTGCCCGACGCCTGGCACGCGGCCGATCGGTTGCGCTGGCTGCATATGGGATCGACCGGGGTGGATCCGGTGATGTTCCCCGAATTGCGGGAAAGCGAGGTGGTCGTCACCAACACGCGCGGCGTATTCGACACGGCCATCGCGGAATACGTGCTGGGCCAGCTCCTCGGTTTCGCCAAGGATCTCGGCGGATCGCTGCGCTTGCAGCAGCGCCACGTTTGGCGCCACCGTGAATCCGAGCGGATCGTGGGCGCGACCGTCCTCATCGTGGGGACCGGCACGATCGGCCGCGCCATCGCGCGGTTGCTGCGTGCCGCCGGGATGACCGTGCGTGCGGTGGGCAGGCGCGCGCGGACCACCGACCCGGATTTCGGCAATATCGGCGCCGACCTGCTCGCGGAACTCCCCGCGGCCGACTACGTCGTGGTGGCCGCACCATTGACGCCGCAGACCCGGAAGATGTTCGATGCCAGGGCATTCGCCGCGATGAAACCGCATGCCAGGTTTGTGAATGTCGGGCGTGGGGAACTCGTTGTGACCGACGACCTCGTCGCCGCGCTCAGTGCGGGATCGATCGCCGGGGCGGCGCTGGATGTAGTGGATCCGGAGCCGCTGCCGACCGGGCATCCGCTGTGGGATCTGCCGAATGTGCTCATCACTCCGCACAATTCGGGTGACTTCATCGGCTGGCGCGCCGAGATCGTCACAGCGTTCACTGAGAACTTCGACAAATGGATCACTGGCCTGCCGTTGGACAACGTGGTCGACAAGGAGCTGGGGTACGTGCCCGGCTGA
- a CDS encoding maleate cis-trans isomerase family protein, whose protein sequence is MELSFPDIEGPVAQRGIGIIAPFDLALERELWRWAPLDVSLHLARTPYEPVPVSMAMAELVSNPAHLTAATRDVLHVEPEVVAYLCTSGSFIRGLDYEKSLRDTICRAGAQDAVTTSGALVEAIRHLDISRVSVLTPYDEILTHKLHDFLAEAGCTVIRSDHLGLGGGIWKVNYRTIAERIVGADDPAAQAIFVSCTNLPTYDVIEPLEQALGKPVLTANQLTMWACLGRMKLPMTGPGKWLLNVF, encoded by the coding sequence TTGGAACTCAGCTTTCCCGATATCGAAGGTCCCGTCGCACAGCGGGGTATCGGGATCATCGCGCCGTTCGACCTCGCGCTCGAACGAGAGCTCTGGCGCTGGGCGCCGCTGGATGTCAGCCTGCATCTCGCCCGCACACCCTACGAACCGGTCCCGGTTTCGATGGCGATGGCCGAGCTGGTGTCCAATCCCGCGCACCTGACCGCGGCGACCCGTGACGTATTGCACGTGGAGCCCGAAGTTGTTGCGTACCTGTGCACTTCGGGCAGCTTCATCAGGGGCCTCGACTACGAGAAGTCCCTGCGCGACACCATCTGCCGGGCTGGTGCGCAAGACGCCGTCACCACCTCCGGCGCACTCGTGGAGGCCATTCGGCATCTGGATATCAGTCGCGTCTCCGTGCTCACGCCCTACGACGAAATCCTCACGCACAAGCTGCACGATTTCCTCGCCGAGGCCGGTTGCACGGTAATCCGTTCCGACCACCTCGGATTGGGTGGCGGCATCTGGAAGGTCAACTACCGCACCATCGCCGAACGCATCGTCGGCGCCGACGACCCAGCGGCGCAGGCCATCTTCGTCAGCTGTACCAACCTGCCCACCTATGACGTCATCGAGCCACTCGAACAGGCCCTCGGCAAGCCCGTACTCACCGCGAACCAGCTCACCATGTGGGCGTGCCTGGGGCGGATGAAGCTGCCGATGACCGGTCCGGGGAAGTGGCTACTCAACGTTTTCTGA
- a CDS encoding maleate cis-trans isomerase family protein, whose amino-acid sequence MQAPTVGFIYPDHAAEDDYPLAAAVLGARLPVAHIYGTDLHAIPELLDLGSPDKLRHGAELLAPQQPDAVVWACTSGSFVYGPEGARDQARALADAAEVPASSTSLAFVAAARALDVRRVAIAASYPDEVARLFVEFLADAGIEVVSLSSAGIDTAAEVGTLTPAQVRELAVTNDHPDAQALLIPDTAMHTLAVLPELEAALGKTVLTANQVTIWEGLRLVGSTAPAASLGTLFAEGHSYVGH is encoded by the coding sequence ATGCAGGCACCCACCGTCGGTTTCATCTATCCCGACCACGCGGCCGAGGACGACTACCCGCTGGCCGCGGCGGTCCTCGGCGCGCGACTGCCCGTGGCGCACATCTACGGCACCGATCTGCACGCCATTCCCGAACTGCTGGATCTGGGCAGCCCGGACAAGCTGCGCCACGGCGCCGAGCTGCTCGCGCCGCAGCAACCGGACGCGGTCGTCTGGGCCTGCACCTCGGGCAGTTTCGTCTATGGACCGGAGGGTGCGCGCGATCAGGCGCGCGCCTTGGCCGACGCGGCGGAAGTACCGGCGTCCAGCACCAGCCTCGCCTTCGTCGCGGCCGCGCGGGCACTCGACGTGCGCCGCGTCGCCATCGCCGCCAGCTATCCGGACGAGGTCGCGCGATTGTTCGTCGAGTTCTTGGCCGACGCCGGCATCGAGGTGGTTTCGCTGTCGAGCGCGGGTATCGACACCGCCGCCGAGGTCGGCACCCTCACGCCCGCGCAGGTACGCGAGCTCGCGGTGACCAACGATCACCCCGACGCGCAGGCGCTGCTGATTCCGGACACCGCGATGCACACCCTCGCGGTACTGCCGGAACTGGAAGCCGCCCTTGGCAAGACGGTGCTGACCGCCAACCAGGTCACCATCTGGGAGGGCCTGCGACTGGTCGGCAGCACCGCGCCGGCCGCTTCGCTCGGCACTCTTTTCGCGGAAGGGCACTCCTATGTCGGTCATTGA
- a CDS encoding GntR family transcriptional regulator: protein MSVIDFEPVHQQSTAEMIADRLREAIMRGNLAPGVQLGEADLATRFGVSRGPVREAMQRLLSEGLLYSIRNRGIFVIELTVDDVVDIYRARTAIEGGALALILDGRRDIAYTALGPSVTDMCAHAESGNAAGVSDADQAFHEALVDSAGSPRLVRAARTLLIETRMCLGALQTTYPDLREQAQEHVDLREAIGAGPKPRARTLLIEHMNDAIHRLRRRYPEQVDR, encoded by the coding sequence ATGTCGGTCATTGATTTCGAGCCGGTGCACCAGCAGTCGACCGCGGAGATGATCGCCGACCGACTGCGCGAGGCCATCATGCGCGGCAATCTCGCGCCCGGCGTCCAACTCGGGGAGGCCGACCTCGCGACCCGGTTCGGGGTGTCGCGCGGTCCGGTGCGCGAGGCGATGCAGCGGCTGCTCTCCGAGGGGCTGCTGTACAGCATCCGCAATCGCGGCATCTTCGTCATCGAACTGACCGTCGACGATGTCGTCGATATCTACCGGGCCAGAACCGCCATCGAAGGCGGCGCGCTCGCCCTGATCCTCGACGGCCGCCGCGATATCGCCTACACCGCCCTCGGCCCCAGCGTCACCGATATGTGCGCCCACGCCGAAAGCGGCAATGCCGCAGGCGTATCCGATGCCGACCAAGCCTTCCACGAGGCCCTGGTCGACAGCGCGGGCAGCCCGCGCCTGGTCCGCGCGGCCCGCACCCTACTCATCGAAACCCGAATGTGCCTGGGCGCCTTGCAAACAACGTATCCGGACCTGCGCGAACAAGCCCAGGAACACGTCGACCTGCGCGAGGCGATCGGAGCCGGCCCCAAACCCCGCGCCCGCACCCTGCTCATCGAGCATATGAACGATGCGATCCACCGCCTACGGCGCCGCTACCCCGAACAAGTCGATCGCTGA
- a CDS encoding SAM-dependent methyltransferase, whose amino-acid sequence MVNARPVSLHRSIDLSRQTACHRTPPDSARRRGIPKPAGRGAPVVGFRRQPVEVRDNYEADQVFAQRILQVAPDSRALAKMSRRFLLQGVRTAAESGVRQFIDIGAGGSAIDLFGVAAP is encoded by the coding sequence ATGGTGAATGCGAGACCCGTCTCACTACATCGGTCGATCGACCTATCCCGGCAGACCGCATGCCATCGCACACCGCCCGACTCGGCTCGGCGCAGAGGTATCCCGAAACCAGCTGGCCGAGGGGCGCCTGTCGTAGGATTCCGCAGACAGCCGGTCGAGGTTCGGGACAACTACGAAGCCGATCAGGTGTTCGCCCAGCGAATACTGCAGGTCGCGCCGGACTCGCGAGCATTGGCCAAGATGAGCCGCCGATTTCTGCTGCAGGGCGTCCGCACGGCCGCCGAATCCGGTGTCCGCCAGTTCATCGATATCGGTGCGGGCGGTTCAGCGATCGACTTGTTCGGGGTAGCGGCGCCGTAG